A window from Rhinolophus sinicus isolate RSC01 linkage group LG18, ASM3656204v1, whole genome shotgun sequence encodes these proteins:
- the SEC14L5 gene encoding SEC14-like protein 5, giving the protein MVQKYQSPVRIYKYPFELVMAAYEKRFPTCPQIPVFLGSEVLRESRSADGAVHVVERSCRLRVEAPRLLRKIAGVEHVVFLQRNVLNWKERTLHIEAHNETFASRVVVKENCSYTVHPENEEWTCFEQSASLDIRSFFGFESALEKIAMKQYTANVNRGKEVIEHYLNELISQGTSHIPRWTPALVRDDDACTQAVLGGSGSSEVDRPSSAQDPASEMVGTDGDKLDADYIERCLGRLTPMQESCLIQLRHWLQETHKGKIPKDEHLLRFLRARDFHLDKAREMLCQSLSWREQHQVDLLLQTWRPPALLEEFYAGGWHYQDIDGRPLYILRLGHMDTKGLMKAVGEEALLQHVLSVSEEGQKRCEGNTKQFGRPISSWTCLVDLEGLNMRHLWRPGVKALLRMIEVVEANYPETLGRLLIVRAPRVFPVLWTLISPFINENTRQKFLICSGSHYQGPGGLTDYLDKDVIPDFLGGECVCNVPEGGLVPKSLYLTEEQQEHADQMHQWRETYQSASVLRGAPHEVTVEILEGESVITWDFDILRGDVVFSLYHTKQMPKKGPREPGARPGGQLTDKGWAPVTDYSRVEAPLVCREGESIQGSHVTRWPGTYLLQWQMHSPPGNVVEDVLTALHSPGPRCKLLYYYEVLASEDFRGSMSSLESCTSGFSQLSAATSSSSGQSHSSSLVSR; this is encoded by the exons gcctACGAGAAGCGCTTCCCTACCTGCCCGCAGATCCCGGTCTTCCTTGGCAGCGAGGTCCTCCGTGAGTCCCGCAGCGCCGATGGCGCGGTGCATGTGGTGGAGCGGAGCTGCCGTCTGCGCGTGGAGGCCCCGAGGCTGCTGCGGAAG ATCGCCGGCGTGGAGCACGTGGTCTTCCTGCAGAGAAACGTCTTGAACTGGAAAGAGAGAACGCTGCACATCGAAGCGCACAATGAAACCTTCGCCAGCCGCGTGGTGGTCAAGGAAAACTGCAGCTACACG GTCCATCCAGAGAATGAAGAGTGGACTTGCTTTGAGCAATCCGCCTCCCTCGACATCCGGTCCTTCTTTGGCTTCGAAAGTGCCTTGGAGAAGATCGCCATGAAGCAATACACAGCCAACGTCAACAGG GGCAAGGAGGTGATCGAGCATTACCTGAACGAGCTCATCTCCCAGGGTACCTCCCACATTCCCCGGTGGACTCCTGCTCTGGTCCGAGATGACGATGCCTGCACCCAGGCTGTGCTGGGGGGTTCCGGCTCCTCCGAGGTTGACAGGCCCAGCAGCGCCCAGGATCCCGCTTCTGAGATGGTCGGTACTGACG ggGACAAGCTGGATGCAGACTACATTGAGAGGTGCCTGGGCCGTCTCACACCTATGCAGGAGAGCTGCCTGATCCAGCTTCGGCACTGGTTGCAGGAGACACACAAAGGCAAG aTTCCCAAAGATGAGCACCTCCTTCGGTTCCTGCGGGCTCGTGACTTCCATCTGGACAAGGCCCGTGAGATGCTGTGCCAGTCCTTGAGCTGGCGGGAGCAACACCAGGTGGACCTCCTGCTTCAGACCTGGCGgccccctgccctcctggaggagTTCTATGCGGGGGGCTGGCACTACCAGGACATAG ATGGCCGCCCGCTGTACATCCTGCGCCTGGGCCACATGGATACCAAAGGCTTGATGAAGGCTGTGGGGGAGGAGGCACTGCTGCAGCAC GTTCTTTCTGTCAGCGAGGAGGGACAGAAGAGGTGTGAAGGGAACACCAAACAGTTTGGCCGCCCCATCAG CTCCTGGACCTGCCTGGTGGACCTGGAAGGGCTTAACATGCGGCACCTGTGGCGGCCGGGGGTGAAGGCCCTTCTGCGCATGATCGAGGTGGTGGAGGCCAACTACCCCGAGACCCTGGGCCGGCTGCTCATCGTGCGTGCCCCCCGCGTCTTCCCTGTGCTCTGGACGCTG ATCAGCCCGTTCATCAATGAGAACACCAGGCAGAAGTTCCTCATCTGCAGTGGCAGCCATTACCAGGGCCCTGGAGGCCTCACCGACTACCTGGATAAAGACGTGATCCCCGACTTCCTTGGGGGAGAGTGCGTG TGTAATGTCCCCGAAGGAGGACTGGTCCCCAAGTCACTCTATCTGACAGAAGAGCAGCAAGAGCACGCAGACCAGATGCACCAGTGGAGAGAGACGTACCAGTCGGCCAGCGTGCTCCGCGGGGCCCCCCACGAG GTCACAGTGGAGATTCTGGAGGGGGAGTCAGTCATTACCTGGGATTTCGACATCCTGCGAGGGGACGTGGTGTTCAGCCTGTACCACACTAAACAGATGCCCAAGAAGGGCCCACGGGAGCCTGGGGCCAGGCCCGGCGGGCAGCTGACGGACAAAGGCTGGGCCCCAGTCACAGATTACAGTCGTGTGGAGGCCCCCCTCGTCTGCCGGGAAGGGGAGAGCATCCAG GGCTCCCACGTGACCCGGTGGCCTGGCACCTACCTGCTCCAGTGGCAAATGCACAGCCCCCCCGGCAATGTGGTGGAGGACGTCCTGACCGCCCTGCACAGCCCTGGCCCCAGGTGCAAACTCCTGTATTACTACGAGGTGCTGGCATCGGAGGACTTCAG GGGCTCCATGTCCAGCCTGGAATCCTGCACCAGTGGCTTCTCCCAGCTCAGTGCGGCCACCTCGTCCTCCTCTGGCCAGTCCCACAGCAGCTCCCTGGTCTCCAGATAG